A part of Tardiphaga sp. vice304 genomic DNA contains:
- a CDS encoding DEAD/DEAH box helicase family protein, producing the protein MALHPDFPNLPHAILDPAIRWFPADEALRATSMDKLMPPLVAVLRQKVKEFRDGGYVGASDTSRSLLNWWFKTPHLIPQADGTMAEFQYFFSQREALETIIYLTDVVGVKDKFDLMRFDSSGAVSASMFDETWRRFVVKMATGAGKTKVLSLALAWSFYHKLYEPGSALARNFLVIAPNIIALDRIYKDFQGLHLFFNDPVIPDNGFDGRNWRDDFQLTLHVQDEVRIAQPTGNIFLTNIHRVYAGEDIPPSPDDDDTMDYFLGKRPTGATTDSKVDLGMIVRDIDELMVLNDEAHHIHDSRLAWFKSIEDIHNRLLQKGSALSLQIDVTATPKHNNGAIFVQTIADYPLVEAISQNVVKHPVLPDAPSRAKLSERQSAKYTEKYADYIDLGVIEWRKADAEHRKLGKKAILFVMTDDTRNCDDVAAYLEGVYPDLKGAVLVIHTKSNGDISEAASGKANEELELLRKQANEIDDPASPYKAIVSVLMLKEGWDVRNVTTIVGLRAYSSKSNILPEQTLGRGLRKMYPGGIEEYVSVVGTDAFMEFVESIQAEGVELERKAMGDGTKPKTPLVIEIDNENEKKDIDALDIEIPVMTPRIYREYKSLGDLDVTSFGHQIAAYLKFSEEEQREIVFKDITTGAVTHTTILDTAGVADFRSVLGYFAQTIMKDLRLVSGYDVLYGKVKAFVQSELFGREVDLESPNTLRNLSELAATKALLEGFKKAINALTVKDKGDAEIRDTIKLRQTRPFVTKDQGYVVPKKSVFNRIVGDSHLELVFAGFLDGCVDVVSYAKNYFAVNFKLDYVNADGNISNYYPDFLVKLGPNRTFIVETKGQEDLDVPLKMARLRQWCEDINRVQSDVAYDFVYVDQESFEKYSPKSFKGLSEGFREYKL; encoded by the coding sequence ATGGCGTTGCACCCGGACTTTCCAAATTTACCGCACGCGATCCTCGATCCTGCGATACGTTGGTTTCCAGCCGACGAGGCGCTTCGCGCGACTAGCATGGACAAGCTGATGCCGCCCCTCGTGGCGGTTTTGCGCCAGAAAGTGAAGGAGTTTCGCGACGGCGGATATGTAGGCGCGTCCGACACCAGCCGTAGCCTGTTGAACTGGTGGTTCAAAACTCCGCATCTGATCCCGCAGGCCGACGGCACGATGGCGGAGTTTCAGTATTTCTTTTCCCAGCGCGAGGCGCTGGAGACGATTATCTATCTGACCGATGTGGTCGGCGTGAAAGACAAATTCGACCTGATGCGGTTCGACAGCAGCGGCGCCGTTTCCGCCAGTATGTTCGATGAGACATGGCGGCGGTTCGTCGTCAAAATGGCGACCGGTGCAGGCAAGACCAAGGTTCTGAGCCTCGCCCTCGCCTGGAGCTTTTATCACAAGCTCTATGAGCCGGGTTCGGCGCTTGCCCGCAATTTTCTGGTGATCGCGCCCAACATCATCGCTCTGGATCGCATCTACAAGGATTTTCAGGGTCTGCACTTGTTCTTTAACGATCCTGTAATTCCTGACAATGGTTTTGACGGGCGTAACTGGCGGGATGATTTCCAACTGACGTTGCATGTGCAGGACGAGGTGCGGATCGCGCAGCCGACCGGCAACATCTTCCTGACCAACATCCACCGCGTTTATGCCGGGGAGGACATCCCACCATCGCCTGATGACGACGACACGATGGACTACTTCCTCGGCAAGCGGCCGACCGGAGCAACAACCGACTCCAAGGTTGATCTCGGAATGATCGTCCGGGATATCGACGAACTGATGGTGCTGAACGACGAGGCCCATCATATCCATGACTCGCGGCTGGCCTGGTTCAAGTCGATCGAGGATATTCATAACCGGCTTCTGCAGAAGGGCTCGGCTCTTTCATTGCAGATCGACGTGACGGCGACGCCAAAGCACAACAACGGCGCAATCTTCGTTCAAACGATTGCCGACTACCCGCTAGTCGAAGCGATCTCGCAAAATGTCGTCAAGCATCCGGTGCTCCCCGATGCCCCAAGCCGAGCGAAGCTATCGGAGCGGCAAAGTGCTAAGTACACTGAGAAATATGCAGATTATATCGACTTGGGCGTGATCGAATGGCGGAAGGCCGACGCCGAGCACCGGAAGCTTGGTAAGAAGGCCATCCTATTCGTCATGACGGATGACACTCGAAACTGTGATGACGTGGCTGCCTATCTTGAAGGTGTTTATCCCGATCTGAAAGGCGCTGTGCTGGTCATCCACACAAAATCTAATGGTGATATTTCGGAAGCCGCCTCCGGCAAGGCTAACGAAGAACTCGAATTGCTCCGCAAGCAGGCCAACGAGATCGATGATCCGGCAAGTCCGTACAAGGCCATCGTATCGGTACTGATGCTGAAAGAAGGTTGGGACGTCCGCAACGTGACGACCATCGTCGGTTTGCGCGCTTATTCTTCCAAGAGTAATATCTTGCCGGAGCAGACGCTCGGTCGTGGCCTTCGCAAAATGTATCCTGGTGGAATTGAGGAATATGTCAGCGTCGTTGGTACTGATGCCTTTATGGAGTTTGTTGAATCCATCCAGGCCGAGGGTGTCGAGCTGGAACGCAAGGCGATGGGCGATGGCACCAAGCCGAAGACGCCGCTGGTGATCGAGATCGATAACGAAAACGAAAAGAAGGACATCGACGCACTCGACATCGAAATCCCGGTGATGACGCCGCGCATCTATCGCGAATACAAATCGCTCGGCGATCTCGATGTGACCTCATTCGGGCATCAGATCGCCGCCTATCTTAAATTCAGCGAGGAGGAACAGCGCGAAATCGTCTTCAAGGATATCACCACGGGCGCCGTGACCCATACAACCATCCTTGATACTGCTGGAGTTGCCGATTTTCGGAGCGTACTGGGATATTTTGCCCAGACGATCATGAAAGATCTTCGCTTAGTCAGCGGCTATGACGTGCTTTACGGCAAGGTTAAAGCGTTTGTGCAATCGGAGTTGTTCGGCCGGGAGGTCGATCTTGAGAGCCCAAACACGTTGCGGAATTTGTCGGAGCTGGCTGCAACTAAAGCGCTGCTCGAGGGCTTCAAAAAGGCCATCAATGCGTTGACCGTGAAAGACAAGGGCGATGCAGAGATCCGAGACACGATCAAGCTCCGTCAAACGCGGCCGTTCGTGACGAAAGATCAGGGGTATGTCGTCCCAAAGAAGAGCGTCTTTAACCGGATTGTGGGAGATAGTCATCTGGAACTCGTCTTCGCTGGTTTTCTCGATGGCTGCGTCGATGTCGTGTCCTATGCGAAGAACTATTTTGCCGTGAATTTCAAACTGGATTACGTCAACGCGGATGGCAATATCTCGAACTACTATCCCGATTTTCTAGTCAAGCTTGGGCCAAATCGCACGTTCATTGTCGAGACAAAGGGTCAGGAAGACCTCGATGTGCCGCTGAAAATGGCGCGGCTGCGGCAATGGTGCGAGGACATCAACAGGGTGCAGTCCGATGTCGCGTATGACTTTGTCTACGTTGATCAAGAAAGCTTCGAGAAATACAGTCCCAAATCCTTCAAGGGCCTGAGCGAGGGCTTTCGAGAATACAAGCTGTAA
- a CDS encoding IS5 family transposase — protein MVWTEITRRHYRRASLRYESDTTDAEWFVMEPLLPPASALGRPRATDMRTVMDAILYIASTGCQWRQLPKDFPPYSTVQGYFYAWSRGGLFASLNYTLVMASREAAGREASPTAGVIDSQSVKTTESGGPRGYDAGKKIKGRKRHIVTDTQGNLVGLVVHEASIQDRDGAPCVLASIRYRYPWLRHIFADGGYAGDKLRQALKRIGNWTIEIIKRSDREQGFEILPRRWVVERTFGWLGRCRRLAKDFETTIASAVAWAFVAHIRVLIRRLAKA, from the coding sequence ATGGTCTGGACTGAAATCACCCGCCGACACTATAGGCGGGCGAGCTTGCGATATGAAAGCGATACGACGGATGCCGAGTGGTTTGTGATGGAGCCGCTTCTGCCGCCTGCTTCGGCGCTCGGTCGCCCGCGTGCGACAGATATGCGAACGGTGATGGATGCGATCCTGTATATTGCGTCGACCGGCTGCCAATGGCGGCAGTTGCCCAAGGATTTCCCGCCCTACTCGACGGTGCAGGGCTATTTCTACGCGTGGTCGCGCGGCGGACTGTTTGCGTCGCTGAACTACACGCTCGTGATGGCCTCGCGCGAGGCGGCTGGCCGAGAGGCGAGCCCAACGGCCGGAGTGATTGACAGCCAGTCGGTGAAAACCACGGAAAGCGGCGGCCCCCGGGGCTATGATGCAGGTAAGAAAATCAAGGGCCGCAAGCGCCACATCGTCACCGACACGCAAGGAAACTTGGTCGGGCTGGTCGTGCACGAAGCCAGCATTCAGGACCGTGATGGTGCCCCGTGCGTTCTTGCTTCGATACGTTATCGCTATCCGTGGCTGCGCCATATTTTTGCCGATGGTGGCTATGCCGGAGATAAGCTGCGTCAAGCTTTGAAGCGCATCGGCAATTGGACGATAGAAATCATAAAACGATCCGACAGGGAGCAGGGCTTCGAAATCCTACCGCGCCGATGGGTCGTCGAACGAACGTTCGGATGGCTCGGTCGCTGCCGCAGATTGGCAAAGGACTTCGAGACCACAATCGCCAGCGCCGTTGCCTGGGCGTTCGTCGCTCACATTCGCGTCCTTATAAGACGGCTTGCAAAAGCCTGA
- a CDS encoding HNH endonuclease yields MKSAVVERFTKEFGSPSRENVKVKSWSLSSDVGVVLQMDQPNREYAAFVWLPYPGGDQTVPEIALEYPGEAGRHSGTYPVVGLRRGEPALKMIIRNAAELDDVAQYIRAMLTNAPRPEVKSHGDTKGTLNPLEADESSADSGSQLIDPASMPKAGPIKPRREAIPRIVQREVWQRDGGRCVECTTRERLCFDHIVPFSRGGSNSIRNLQLLCESCNLCKSNRI; encoded by the coding sequence ATGAAATCTGCGGTCGTTGAACGATTTACAAAAGAGTTTGGGTCCCCGTCACGCGAGAACGTCAAGGTCAAATCGTGGAGTCTTTCCAGTGATGTTGGGGTAGTCCTGCAGATGGACCAGCCGAACCGCGAATACGCCGCCTTTGTTTGGCTGCCTTATCCCGGTGGAGATCAGACTGTACCGGAAATTGCTCTCGAATACCCAGGCGAGGCAGGTCGACATAGCGGGACTTACCCGGTGGTCGGCTTGAGGCGTGGTGAGCCAGCCCTCAAAATGATAATCCGTAATGCAGCAGAGCTAGATGATGTAGCGCAATATATTCGAGCGATGCTCACCAATGCCCCGCGACCCGAGGTCAAATCGCACGGTGATACGAAGGGGACGTTGAATCCGCTGGAGGCTGATGAATCGAGTGCTGATAGTGGGTCTCAACTCATCGATCCAGCATCGATGCCAAAAGCCGGACCTATAAAGCCACGCCGAGAAGCAATACCGCGAATAGTTCAGCGCGAAGTCTGGCAGCGGGATGGTGGGCGTTGCGTTGAGTGTACTACACGGGAGCGCTTGTGTTTCGACCACATCGTGCCGTTTTCGCGAGGGGGGTCAAATTCGATCAGAAATCTGCAATTGCTCTGCGAGAGCTGCAACCTCTGCAAGAGCAACCGTATCTAA
- a CDS encoding helix-turn-helix domain-containing protein, translating to MTEQRFDSVWDALENSPAEAANMKARAGLMIAIRDAMDGWQLSQAEAASRLGVTQPRINDLLRGRIDKFSLDALMILATQAGLTVEWRVGKPAA from the coding sequence ATGACCGAGCAGCGTTTCGACAGCGTCTGGGACGCCCTTGAAAACTCGCCGGCGGAGGCCGCCAACATGAAGGCGCGCGCCGGCCTGATGATCGCCATCCGAGACGCGATGGACGGCTGGCAACTGTCGCAAGCCGAAGCAGCCTCGCGGCTCGGCGTGACGCAACCGCGCATCAACGATTTGCTGCGCGGACGGATCGACAAGTTCAGCCTGGACGCGCTGATGATCCTGGCGACGCAAGCGGGGCTGACGGTGGAGTGGCGGGTGGGCAAGCCGGCGGCGTGA
- a CDS encoding BrnA antitoxin family protein gives MVDGKPYGRKTDGSLVPLTGKTDWTRLDRMTPVEVEAIAAADRDGAPMSDEDWAKAEIVHPHKVAVGLKLDHDLLGWFKSQGKGYQTRINTILRHYYETHRKAG, from the coding sequence ATGGTAGACGGTAAGCCCTACGGCAGGAAAACCGACGGCAGCCTCGTGCCGCTGACGGGCAAGACCGACTGGACGCGCCTCGACCGGATGACGCCCGTGGAGGTCGAAGCGATCGCCGCTGCCGACAGGGACGGCGCGCCGATGAGCGACGAGGACTGGGCCAAGGCCGAGATCGTCCATCCGCACAAGGTCGCGGTCGGCCTCAAGCTCGATCATGATCTGCTCGGCTGGTTCAAATCCCAGGGCAAAGGCTACCAGACCCGCATCAACACCATCCTGCGGCATTACTACGAAACCCATCGCAAGGCGGGTTAG
- a CDS encoding CmpA/NrtA family ABC transporter substrate-binding protein — protein sequence MSTFDNPFDPARRLRSGCPCGQHASAEEHDAAMQLACAAPQDEAKRYEGVVASAVMRAVFPKEIQRRAFLKSVGASAALGVLSQFFPIKMATEVFAQGAGKLEKTDLKVGFIPITCATPIIMADPLGFYQKQGLKVDVVKTAGWAVIRDKTINKEYDAAHMLAPMPIAISLGLGSTPIPYTVPAIENINGQGITLAMKHKDRRDPKDWKGFKLAVPFDYSMHNYLLRYYLAEHGIDPDTDIQIRSVPPPEMVANLRADNIDGFLAPDNICQRAIYDGVGFMHLLSKEIWDGHPCCSFAASREFITTSPNSFAALTRAIVDATAYASKPENRKSIAEAIAPAAYLNAPPVVLEQVLTGTYADGLGNIKVDPKRVEFDPFPWQSFAVWMMTQMQRWGQIKGDVDYKGVAEQIYLAADTGKVMKEMGLTPPASAYKSFQVMGKTFDPEKPKEYLASFKIKKAT from the coding sequence ATGTCCACATTCGACAATCCGTTCGATCCCGCCCGTCGTCTGCGCTCCGGCTGCCCCTGCGGCCAGCACGCCAGCGCCGAGGAACATGACGCCGCCATGCAGCTCGCCTGCGCGGCGCCGCAGGACGAGGCGAAGCGCTATGAGGGCGTGGTCGCTTCCGCGGTGATGCGCGCGGTATTTCCGAAAGAGATCCAGCGGCGCGCCTTCCTGAAATCGGTCGGCGCCTCGGCGGCGCTCGGCGTGCTGTCGCAGTTCTTCCCGATCAAGATGGCGACCGAAGTGTTCGCGCAAGGCGCCGGCAAGCTCGAGAAGACCGACCTCAAGGTCGGCTTCATCCCGATCACCTGCGCCACGCCGATCATCATGGCCGACCCGCTCGGCTTCTATCAAAAGCAGGGCCTCAAGGTCGACGTCGTCAAGACCGCCGGCTGGGCGGTGATCCGCGACAAGACCATCAACAAGGAATACGACGCCGCGCACATGCTGGCGCCGATGCCGATCGCGATCTCGCTGGGGCTCGGCTCGACGCCGATCCCCTATACCGTGCCGGCGATCGAGAACATCAACGGCCAGGGCATTACCCTTGCCATGAAGCACAAGGACCGACGCGACCCGAAGGACTGGAAGGGCTTCAAGCTCGCAGTCCCCTTCGACTACTCGATGCACAATTATCTGTTGCGCTATTATCTCGCCGAGCACGGCATCGACCCCGACACCGATATCCAGATCCGCTCGGTGCCGCCGCCGGAGATGGTCGCCAATCTGCGCGCCGACAACATCGACGGCTTCTTAGCACCCGACAATATCTGCCAGCGCGCAATCTATGACGGCGTCGGCTTCATGCATCTTCTGTCGAAGGAAATCTGGGACGGCCATCCGTGCTGCAGTTTTGCGGCCTCGCGCGAATTCATCACGACGTCGCCGAACTCGTTCGCAGCCTTGACCCGCGCCATCGTCGACGCCACGGCCTACGCCTCGAAGCCGGAGAACCGCAAGTCGATTGCGGAAGCGATCGCGCCGGCGGCCTATCTCAACGCGCCGCCGGTGGTGCTGGAGCAGGTGCTGACCGGCACCTATGCCGACGGCCTTGGCAACATCAAGGTCGATCCCAAGCGCGTCGAATTCGATCCGTTCCCGTGGCAGTCGTTCGCGGTGTGGATGATGACCCAGATGCAGCGCTGGGGCCAGATCAAGGGCGACGTCGACTACAAGGGCGTCGCCGAGCAGATCTATCTCGCCGCCGACACCGGAAAGGTGATGAAGGAAATGGGCCTGACGCCGCCGGCCTCCGCCTACAAGTCGTTCCAGGTGATGGGCAAGACCTTCGATCCCGAAAAGCCGAAGGAATATCTGGCGAGCTTCAAGATCAAGAAGGCGACGTGA
- the ntrB gene encoding nitrate ABC transporter permease — protein MTFSLRFRAALLSLLILAAFLGVWHLATRGTGTAATMSPEYAKLMGLTATAGKSAMPGPLDVGAKLWEHLRNPFYDNGPNDKGLGIQLAYSIARVGIGYLLAVLVAIPLGFLIGMSPLMSRALDPFIQVLKPISPLAWMPLALYTIKDSGLSAIFVIFICAIWPMLLNTAFGVAAVRKEWINVARTLEVGHLRRAFTVILPAAAPTILTGMRISIGIAWLVIVAAEMLVGGTGIGYFVWNEWNNLSITNVIIAILMIGVVGMILDQILAQCTRLVTFPE, from the coding sequence ATGACCTTCTCCCTTCGCTTCCGCGCAGCGCTGCTTTCGCTGCTCATCCTTGCGGCCTTCCTCGGCGTGTGGCACCTCGCCACGCGCGGCACCGGCACGGCCGCGACCATGTCGCCGGAATATGCCAAGCTGATGGGCCTCACCGCCACCGCCGGCAAATCCGCGATGCCGGGTCCGCTCGATGTCGGCGCGAAATTGTGGGAGCATCTCCGGAATCCGTTCTACGACAACGGCCCCAACGACAAGGGCCTCGGCATCCAGCTGGCGTACTCGATCGCGCGCGTGGGGATCGGCTATCTGCTCGCCGTGCTGGTGGCGATTCCGCTGGGCTTCCTGATCGGCATGTCGCCCCTGATGAGCCGCGCGCTCGATCCCTTCATCCAGGTGCTGAAGCCGATCTCGCCGCTGGCCTGGATGCCGCTGGCGCTCTACACGATCAAGGATTCCGGACTGTCGGCGATCTTCGTGATCTTCATCTGTGCGATCTGGCCGATGCTGCTCAACACCGCGTTCGGCGTCGCCGCGGTGCGAAAAGAGTGGATCAATGTCGCGCGCACGCTGGAAGTGGGCCACCTCCGCCGCGCCTTCACCGTCATCCTGCCGGCCGCAGCACCAACCATCCTCACCGGCATGCGGATCTCGATCGGCATCGCCTGGCTGGTGATCGTCGCGGCTGAAATGCTGGTCGGTGGAACGGGGATTGGTTACTTCGTCTGGAACGAGTGGAATAATCTGTCGATCACCAATGTGATCATCGCGATCCTGATGATCGGCGTGGTCGGCATGATCCTCGATCAGATACTGGCGCAATGCACCCGCCTCGTCACCTTTCCGGAGTAG
- a CDS encoding ABC transporter ATP-binding protein, giving the protein MTEKFISIEGISKRYPAVGGGEVAVFENLWLNVPSGEFGCVIGHFGCGKTTVLNILAGLDEPSAGTVIVDGREISGTSLDRAVIFQSHALLPWRTVMGNVAYAVTSKWPKWTKAQVKSHAQIFIDKVGLTGAEHKRPSELSGGMKQRVGIARALSITPKIMLMDEPFSALDALTRGTLQDEVRRVTRDTGQTTFMITHDVDEAMYLADKIFLMTNGPGAVLAEVVENPLPKDRSRLDLHKHPDYYPLRNHIIDFLVTRSKTFTTENPDFDPRRVPHVRPASAPLFAAPAAVAR; this is encoded by the coding sequence ATGACCGAAAAATTCATCTCCATCGAGGGTATCTCGAAGCGCTATCCGGCGGTCGGGGGCGGCGAGGTCGCGGTGTTCGAGAACCTGTGGCTCAACGTGCCCTCCGGCGAGTTCGGCTGCGTCATCGGCCATTTCGGCTGCGGCAAGACCACGGTGCTCAACATCCTCGCCGGGCTGGATGAGCCCTCGGCCGGCACGGTGATCGTCGATGGCCGCGAGATATCAGGTACGAGTCTGGACCGCGCGGTGATCTTCCAGAGCCACGCGCTCTTGCCGTGGCGTACGGTGATGGGCAACGTCGCTTACGCCGTCACCTCGAAATGGCCGAAGTGGACCAAGGCGCAGGTCAAGTCGCATGCGCAGATCTTCATCGACAAGGTCGGGCTCACCGGCGCCGAGCACAAGCGGCCGTCGGAACTGTCCGGCGGCATGAAGCAGCGCGTCGGCATCGCGCGGGCGCTGTCGATCACGCCAAAGATCATGCTGATGGACGAGCCGTTCTCGGCGCTGGATGCGCTGACCCGCGGCACGCTGCAGGACGAGGTGCGCCGCGTCACCCGCGACACCGGCCAGACTACCTTCATGATCACCCACGACGTCGACGAGGCGATGTATCTCGCCGACAAGATCTTCCTGATGACCAATGGCCCCGGCGCCGTGCTGGCCGAAGTGGTCGAGAACCCGCTGCCGAAGGATCGCTCGCGGCTCGATCTGCACAAGCACCCGGATTATTACCCGCTGCGCAACCACATCATCGATTTCCTGGTGACGCGCAGCAAGACGTTCACGACCGAGAACCCGGATTTCGACCCGCGCCGCGTGCCGCATGTCCGCCCGGCCTCGGCGCCGCTATTCGCCGCGCCCGCAGCCGTTGCGCGCTAA
- the cynS gene encoding cyanase, whose protein sequence is MIRSDLTEKLLDIKRDNEWSWKYICDKIGGHSEVLIIGAILGNMKLTKPQAAAAGELFGLSKSEMLMLNEVPMRAENVQMPPTDPLIYRFYEMVMVNGPAWKALIEEEFGDGIMSAIDFDMVMNRVANPKGDRVQITMSGKFLPYKYYGATGNNQEYGFKED, encoded by the coding sequence ATGATCCGTTCCGACCTCACCGAGAAACTGCTCGACATCAAGCGCGATAACGAGTGGAGCTGGAAATACATCTGCGACAAGATCGGCGGCCATTCCGAAGTGCTGATCATAGGTGCGATCCTGGGCAACATGAAATTGACAAAACCGCAGGCCGCCGCCGCGGGCGAATTGTTCGGCCTCTCGAAGAGCGAGATGCTGATGCTCAACGAGGTGCCGATGCGCGCCGAGAACGTGCAGATGCCGCCGACCGATCCTTTGATCTATCGCTTCTACGAAATGGTGATGGTGAATGGCCCGGCGTGGAAGGCGCTGATCGAGGAAGAATTCGGCGACGGCATCATGAGCGCGATCGACTTCGACATGGTGATGAACCGCGTCGCCAATCCCAAGGGCGACCGCGTGCAGATCACGATGTCCGGCAAGTTCCTACCATACAAATATTACGGCGCCACCGGCAACAACCAGGAATACGGGTTCAAGGAAGACTAA